A section of the Pseudanabaena mucicola str. Chao 1806 genome encodes:
- a CDS encoding transposase gives MESIVKHAQRLVYSLLSFMPSVYQKASLNAILGLFLEAQGHPLPQHTQVKSASSLSRFQNHYNWSTRSVIRITRQIILEQIAQHRPYKGSPLKILIDLTTLTKCGKFLHLNTSTADGSAPWVRMLNGKRGLHLVLLYLVYGEWRIPWSFRVWRGKGYASPSDLACKLLGTVPKRLTQGRKVIVLADTEFCTVKFLNTVRAKAWRVVVGIRCNRKLQDGRSVKQLYRHGKRGQQVLLEGLSTTFTISWFWLKRADSKRELRFVISSHPYSGAYLVMLGRKRWAIEGFFKTIKHRFGLHCFGQSTKLGVFRWLILSLIAYLLAHWSTQWSPPPVLDWKAASDLTLSVLFPSVLWLKLLRYIRINADIAARYGFKIVLKPIPT, from the coding sequence ATGGAAAGCATCGTTAAGCACGCCCAAAGGTTAGTTTATAGCCTTCTGAGCTTTATGCCTAGTGTGTATCAAAAAGCCAGTCTGAATGCGATATTGGGACTATTTCTCGAAGCGCAGGGACATCCTTTACCTCAACATACGCAAGTAAAATCAGCCAGTTCGTTAAGTCGGTTTCAAAATCACTATAACTGGTCTACGCGGTCAGTGATTCGGATAACCCGTCAGATCATCTTAGAGCAAATCGCTCAGCATCGACCATACAAAGGGAGTCCATTGAAGATCTTGATTGACTTGACCACATTGACAAAATGCGGCAAGTTTTTGCATCTAAATACCTCGACGGCTGACGGCTCAGCCCCATGGGTAAGGATGCTCAACGGTAAGCGAGGACTTCATCTAGTCTTACTTTATCTAGTCTACGGTGAGTGGCGAATACCATGGAGTTTTAGAGTGTGGCGCGGCAAGGGATATGCGAGTCCATCAGACTTAGCTTGTAAATTGTTGGGAACAGTGCCAAAGCGATTAACCCAAGGCAGGAAAGTAATTGTTCTTGCTGATACTGAGTTTTGCACAGTCAAGTTTTTAAATACAGTCCGAGCAAAGGCTTGGCGAGTTGTTGTGGGCATACGCTGCAATCGTAAGCTTCAAGATGGGCGTTCGGTCAAACAACTTTATCGTCATGGCAAACGGGGGCAACAAGTTTTACTCGAAGGGCTAAGTACCACATTTACCATCTCTTGGTTCTGGCTCAAAAGAGCTGATAGCAAACGAGAGTTACGCTTTGTGATTTCTTCTCATCCTTATTCGGGTGCTTATCTGGTGATGTTGGGTCGTAAGCGTTGGGCGATTGAGGGATTTTTCAAAACCATTAAACATCGCTTTGGTTTACATTGTTTTGGGCAGTCTACAAAACTTGGAGTTTTTCGTTGGCTAATTCTATCTCTGATTGCTTATCTTTTGGCTCACTGGAGTACTCAATGGTCGCCACCTCCTGTCTTGGACTGGAAGGCTGCCTCTGATTTGACACTTTCTGTTTTATTCCCTTCTGTCCTTTGGTTAAAACTCCTCCGATACATCCGAATTAATGCTGATATTGCTGCTCGTTATGGTTTTAAAATTGTTCTCAAACCCATTCCTACTTAA
- a CDS encoding DUF2283 domain-containing protein — MAQFVKIWFDPEADFLEVRFSDELGYMRETENDDLMERVNINGQVIGFSIFQVSTLPKDKPLFAQLAAVSS; from the coding sequence ATGGCGCAATTTGTAAAGATTTGGTTCGATCCAGAAGCTGACTTTCTAGAAGTTCGCTTCTCAGATGAATTGGGCTATATGCGAGAAACCGAAAACGACGACCTAATGGAGCGAGTAAATATTAATGGTCAAGTAATTGGCTTTTCTATTTTTCAAGTCAGCACACTTCCCAAAGACAAGCCATTATTTGCTCAATTGGCAGCAGTTTCTAGTTAA
- a CDS encoding Txe/YoeB family addiction module toxin, producing MRSVVFHEDTLQTYEYLRETNKPIHKKLFNILKEMQKGDPTQGTGKPEALKHELTGYYSRRISDKDRLVYSFDDENIYIIAIGGHYEA from the coding sequence ATGCGCTCAGTCGTATTTCATGAAGACACACTGCAAACATACGAATATTTGAGAGAAACTAATAAACCCATTCACAAAAAACTGTTCAATATTCTCAAAGAAATGCAAAAAGGCGATCCCACTCAGGGGACTGGAAAACCTGAAGCATTGAAGCATGAATTAACTGGATATTACTCGCGGCGCATATCTGACAAGGATCGGCTAGTTTATAGCTTTGATGACGAAAATATATACATCATCGCTATCGGTGGGCATTACGAAGCATAG
- a CDS encoding type II toxin-antitoxin system Phd/YefM family antitoxin: MPNYLTVAEAQQQLPALSKNLKDPAIITQDGKPVIVALSMQQFASLVETMEILSDREFMADLREGIRQADLGQTVSLEALKLELGF; encoded by the coding sequence ATGCCTAATTATTTGACTGTTGCTGAAGCTCAGCAACAATTACCAGCGCTATCTAAGAACCTCAAAGATCCAGCGATTATCACGCAAGACGGTAAACCTGTAATTGTTGCTTTGAGTATGCAACAGTTCGCTTCCTTGGTGGAAACAATGGAGATTTTAAGCGATCGCGAGTTTATGGCAGATTTGAGAGAAGGTATTCGACAAGCAGATTTAGGACAAACGGTTAGTTTAGAAGCCTTGAAATTAGAGTTGGGTTTCTAA
- a CDS encoding Txe/YoeB family addiction module toxin, whose translation MESLWIQPVKNLEFDADAFEDLAWWIENDRKKALKIIKLIREVQRNPFEGTGQPESLKHDLSGCWSRRIDQEHRLVYEVLDDKIRILACRFHY comes from the coding sequence ATGGAATCTCTTTGGATTCAGCCTGTGAAAAACTTGGAATTTGATGCAGATGCTTTTGAGGACTTAGCTTGGTGGATTGAAAATGATCGTAAAAAAGCATTAAAAATTATCAAACTGATTCGTGAAGTTCAACGTAATCCATTTGAAGGCACAGGACAACCTGAATCATTAAAACACGATCTATCTGGTTGTTGGTCGCGCCGTATTGATCAAGAACATCGTCTAGTTTATGAAGTCTTAGACGATAAAATCAGAATTCTCGCCTGCCGCTTTCACTACTAA
- a CDS encoding type II toxin-antitoxin system VapC family toxin, whose amino-acid sequence MRVIFADTDYWVALLNPHDNLHEKALTLSKAVQPAHIVTTEMVLVEVLNDFSDRGEYFRQVAVNLIQNLYQYPNVTVVPQTTLQFQEALEFYAQRPDKAWSQTDCVSFKVMEHLGISEALAYDKHFVQAGYKALMRE is encoded by the coding sequence ATGAGAGTTATTTTTGCCGATACGGACTATTGGGTGGCGCTACTTAATCCCCATGACAACTTACATGAGAAAGCGCTTACTCTTTCAAAGGCTGTACAACCTGCCCATATTGTGACTACAGAAATGGTTTTGGTTGAGGTGTTAAATGATTTTAGCGATCGCGGTGAATATTTCCGACAGGTTGCCGTTAACTTGATTCAAAATCTGTATCAGTATCCCAATGTCACAGTGGTTCCGCAGACAACTTTACAGTTTCAAGAAGCTCTGGAGTTTTATGCACAACGTCCTGATAAGGCATGGAGTCAAACAGATTGCGTATCTTTTAAAGTTATGGAGCATCTGGGTATTAGTGAGGCGCTTGCCTATGACAAGCATTTTGTACAAGCAGGATATAAGGCTTTAATGAGAGAATGA
- a CDS encoding toxin-antitoxin system TumE family protein: MFEFFEIQSDQVEVIKYSFHWQSDDGQFIRRWDNAAHHPEIETYPHHLHEGAEDFVLPYQPVKFEEILQIITLNL, translated from the coding sequence ATGTTTGAGTTTTTTGAAATTCAATCAGATCAGGTTGAGGTGATTAAATACAGTTTCCATTGGCAAAGTGATGATGGACAATTTATTAGGCGTTGGGATAATGCTGCTCACCATCCTGAAATTGAAACTTATCCTCATCATTTGCATGAAGGTGCTGAAGATTTTGTATTGCCATATCAGCCAGTTAAGTTTGAGGAGATTTTGCAAATCATTACACTTAATCTATGA
- a CDS encoding DUF3782 domain-containing protein has product MTEQITIQDIYALFRESEQQRQEYQRIAEQEMADLRKIVAQTNKQVGGLTSRWGEFVENLIKPAAAKLFKEQGIDVHHTALRVDAQDEKGSIEIDILVENTNEVVAIEVKSHLEVRDIKRFLQTLERFKEAFPKYQNYKLYGAVAGIKIDERSDLFATQEGLFVIAPAGDSVIIANSQILEPRIW; this is encoded by the coding sequence ATGACTGAACAAATTACAATTCAAGACATTTATGCACTATTCCGCGAAAGCGAACAGCAACGCCAAGAATATCAGCGTATCGCCGAACAGGAAATGGCAGATCTTCGTAAAATTGTTGCCCAAACCAATAAACAAGTAGGAGGATTAACTAGTCGATGGGGAGAATTTGTAGAGAACTTAATCAAACCCGCCGCCGCAAAATTGTTTAAAGAACAAGGCATAGATGTGCATCACACTGCCTTACGAGTTGATGCACAAGATGAAAAAGGTTCCATTGAAATCGATATTCTTGTAGAAAACACTAATGAAGTCGTAGCGATCGAAGTGAAATCTCATTTGGAAGTCCGAGATATAAAACGTTTTTTGCAAACACTAGAACGATTTAAAGAAGCATTTCCCAAATATCAAAACTACAAACTCTATGGAGCCGTAGCAGGAATAAAAATAGATGAAAGATCAGATCTCTTTGCAACACAGGAAGGACTATTTGTAATCGCCCCCGCAGGAGATTCAGTCATTATTGCCAACAGCCAAATTCTTGAACCAAGAATTTGGTAG
- a CDS encoding type II toxin-antitoxin system RelE family toxin: protein MEYRIIFSVQAQKLFTAIKDRREQSVILRRIEKLKDEPEKQGKALSEELLGYRSIRSVGQRYRIIYRIEQDRVVVVIVGVGRRKEGDKRDVYAVTQDLISDLEIDLEDDEY, encoded by the coding sequence ATGGAATATAGGATTATTTTTTCTGTTCAAGCGCAGAAGCTGTTTACTGCAATCAAGGATCGGCGCGAACAAAGCGTGATTTTGAGAAGGATTGAGAAACTCAAGGATGAACCAGAAAAACAAGGTAAGGCTTTATCTGAAGAACTATTGGGCTATCGTAGTATTCGGTCTGTGGGACAGCGTTATCGGATTATTTATCGAATTGAACAAGATCGAGTAGTGGTAGTTATCGTGGGTGTGGGAAGACGTAAGGAAGGTGATAAACGAGATGTCTATGCTGTTACACAAGATTTGATTTCAGATCTAGAAATCGATTTAGAAGATGACGAATACTGA
- a CDS encoding ATP-dependent helicase has translation MSQLIEKLVEDIGINGDFNNVFINLWMPFWKRLSDKLWESNLITLEDQKYWAMTQLASNDKSQSWLRIQQFSHVFVDEFQDINLLDLFLVSQIVHLSNASLVIVGDDDQCIYEWRGCTSIFIQKPEMSFGQILYGNNFETITLEKNYRCPQNIVTHSEKLISHNISRIPKRMIPVNEESANIRVVSVPAAYITLNVVDELIANIARKYPNHTVAVVGRKKCQLIPIQILLTKREIKFAIDKDLNVFAGDAFKDFRHFLSLPSIYTQSRSIRENVADMMALLKRVQRTPVSQVERQEIEQWLMQHQPESLQSAVDKFGYYLGQFRRGRVNTRDVSIRLKSFLEKSSVVACVKVASEVFIGFQKDFVRSRDDIFYSDPPFSHLADLAVNYEGDFQSFLQDIDRAIERSTSSNSREARIELMTALRTKGREFDTVIVLDVNDGIFPNKMAKDAGRIEEERRLFYVTVTRTKNNLLLFDSGRIQGQSMNISPFINEMDLPDSSRLSHPQVDRISRELLDQLRV, from the coding sequence ATGTCACAGCTTATAGAAAAGCTAGTGGAGGATATCGGAATAAATGGTGATTTCAACAATGTTTTTATAAATTTATGGATGCCATTTTGGAAAAGGCTTAGTGATAAGTTATGGGAATCTAACTTGATCACGCTTGAAGATCAAAAATACTGGGCGATGACTCAACTTGCCAGTAATGATAAATCTCAGAGTTGGTTGAGAATACAGCAGTTTTCTCATGTTTTTGTGGATGAGTTTCAGGATATCAATCTTCTCGATCTTTTTCTTGTTTCGCAAATAGTCCATCTTTCAAATGCCAGTTTAGTAATTGTTGGAGACGATGATCAGTGTATTTATGAATGGCGGGGATGTACATCTATTTTTATCCAAAAGCCTGAGATGAGTTTTGGACAGATTTTATATGGAAATAATTTTGAGACTATCACATTAGAAAAGAATTACAGATGTCCTCAAAATATAGTCACACATTCAGAAAAGCTCATCAGTCATAACATTAGCCGCATTCCTAAAAGAATGATTCCTGTCAATGAAGAGAGTGCAAATATTCGTGTTGTATCTGTTCCAGCCGCTTACATAACTTTAAATGTTGTTGATGAGTTAATCGCAAATATTGCAAGAAAATATCCTAATCATACTGTCGCTGTTGTAGGTCGCAAGAAATGCCAGCTAATTCCAATTCAAATTCTACTCACGAAAAGAGAAATTAAATTTGCAATTGATAAAGATCTTAATGTATTTGCAGGAGATGCTTTCAAGGATTTTCGTCATTTTTTGTCTTTGCCAAGCATTTATACACAATCTAGATCTATTAGAGAAAATGTTGCGGATATGATGGCATTACTAAAAAGAGTACAGAGAACTCCTGTAAGCCAAGTAGAAAGGCAAGAAATTGAACAATGGCTAATGCAACATCAGCCAGAATCTTTACAATCCGCAGTAGACAAGTTTGGCTACTATTTAGGTCAATTTAGAAGAGGTAGAGTTAATACCAGAGATGTTTCTATACGTTTAAAATCTTTTCTTGAGAAGTCTTCAGTTGTTGCATGTGTAAAAGTAGCAAGTGAGGTCTTTATTGGCTTTCAGAAAGATTTTGTGAGATCAAGAGATGATATTTTCTATTCTGATCCACCTTTCAGCCATCTTGCTGATTTAGCTGTTAACTACGAAGGAGATTTTCAATCATTCCTGCAAGATATAGATAGAGCAATCGAAAGATCTACATCTAGCAATTCACGCGAAGCTAGAATTGAGCTAATGACAGCACTGCGTACTAAAGGAAGAGAATTTGATACAGTCATTGTCCTTGATGTTAATGACGGAATCTTTCCCAATAAGATGGCTAAAGATGCTGGGCGTATTGAAGAAGAAAGAAGACTTTTTTATGTAACAGTTACACGCACAAAAAATAATTTACTACTTTTTGATAGCGGTCGGATACAAGGTCAAAGCATGAATATTTCACCCTTTATCAATGAAATGGATTTGCCAGATAGTTCTCGCCTATCTCATCCACAAGTAGATCGCATTTCTAGAGAACTACTAGATCAGCTAAGGGTTTAA
- a CDS encoding DUF433 domain-containing protein, whose amino-acid sequence MNYRNYIIIEPNKRGGKPCVRGLRVTVYEVLEYLASDMTEAEILEDFPDLTREDFKACIAYAADRERRFMSVPMLFPFQQLLLENQEAFHP is encoded by the coding sequence ATGAACTACCGAAATTACATCATTATTGAGCCAAATAAGCGAGGTGGTAAGCCTTGTGTGCGTGGTTTGCGAGTTACGGTTTATGAAGTGCTTGAATATTTAGCTTCTGACATGACAGAAGCAGAGATACTCGAAGATTTCCCCGATTTAACGCGGGAAGATTTTAAAGCTTGTATTGCATACGCGGCTGACCGCGAACGTCGGTTTATGTCAGTACCTATGCTTTTTCCATTTCAGCAACTGCTTCTTGAAAACCAAGAGGCTTTTCATCCTTAA
- a CDS encoding prevent-host-death protein — translation MTNALQYICDSEGQTVSVVVPISFWQELMAERETAYLLSSPAMKERLLAARKRQDGISLDSACEKLGI, via the coding sequence ATGACTAACGCATTACAATACATCTGTGATTCAGAAGGGCAAACGGTTTCTGTAGTTGTCCCCATTTCCTTTTGGCAAGAACTAATGGCAGAGAGAGAAACAGCCTATTTACTCAGTAGTCCAGCCATGAAAGAAAGACTGCTTGCAGCCAGAAAACGTCAAGATGGAATCTCTTTGGATTCAGCCTGTGAAAAACTTGGAATTTGA